The Setaria viridis chromosome 9, Setaria_viridis_v4.0, whole genome shotgun sequence sequence TAGAAcctagcctaagctagcctCCGGACAACTGCACGACCCTCAACTCTTTGTAGATGGTTGTTCCTCAAATTCCTCGGCTCCTTCTGCTTTGAATCTTCTCTTCAATCCCTTGGGGGCGCCTAGGGGGTCATATTTATACCCTTGAAAATCCTTGAAGCGTGCTCCACCTTCCCTTGCACGAGCTTCTTGCTTGAGAGTTAAGCAACCTTGATTTCCATAAAATCTGACTCGTCCAGAATTTTTCTTTTACACAACCCTTCCTTCCCAACATTGTATCTCCCACGTCTAGACTCCAAATAGGGCAAATCCAGTACCTAAATTGTGTAGCACAAAAAGATTTTAAACTTTGGTATTCATTGCTTTCCCTGGAAACGAAGTTAAGGTTCCCAAAATAGCTTCGCAAGATAATCTGTCTAATTTTGGACTTCTCTACGTAGAATGTATTTCGAGGGCCATATCTCCTAGCTCTATAATCCAAATTATGCTTTCCATATATTGAAATTTAAGCTCTCCATGATGGCCACAACTTTGGTAATCAAATTTTCTTTATTAGAGGTCGTTTATGTCTCCGAAACTGCATTGAAAGATCATGTTGTCTTGGGCTGCGCGAATATCTCTAGGGTTGACTTGATCTCatggataactttccaaaactcCAATTTCTTCATGTTTAAGTCTCCTCCGACGTTTTGGAaccttattttcacttgcatgtggaccTGGCTCGACGGTAACCTCGGGATAAGGATGGATCTTGATAACTTTTCAAAGTGTGGCTTACCTTCATCTTTAGATTACATGGCactttggaaagttatcaagaAGGGTCAACATAccagatctaatcaccatgattataTAAGGCATGCTAGATAGTCTAATGTAGAattagactaaggaacaagCAAATTCATGATAGAGAGAAAGCATAAAAAGAGGCATTGAGTCGCTAAtagatcggatgacatgaagaatattgctcacataatagatgtatttagatcatcacctccgagtacatatCATCGACGATCCACTACTAGCtcttgaactccaccatggcacaaccgtgCAGGGAAGCTATGGTGGCTAGGttttggcctaagccatctcctagacaactccgCAGACTTGTGGCGGCcgtcagctccctctggtgaatgccTTAGGTTTCGTTGAGTTCTAGTGGATGGATTGCGCGTGCCGGTGGAAAACAGGGACATTTATAGTCCAAAGATGTTGTGGGGTGAAAGGCACGTCAATCGGGGTTAGAAACGGGcaaggccgatcagcctggactCCCATAGGCTGATTGGCCTGCCCTCTGTAGTCCTCCAATGCCCGAGCACTTCatacgaaagttgtagatcaTTTTGAGGCATGCAATTTTCGCTATAAATTCTCCTCAATCGGAGTTTGGATGAGGATGATATGGCCCGTGCAAGTTCATCTCCTCCTGCGGGCCTGCAAttcaatgttcgtgtttggACCTTCCAATATCCAATGTCCAGGCccaaatccaacttgtagaaaaacctttcatttatgttgtattttCTGCTATTttacaatatggtccaaaacacaacacatatgcgaatatgaggttatttcaagtgccaagtggcgggttagtataaaaatatgcatgaaaacactattcaaattgcactaaaagtgtatcaataatgagcatcaatagcggtcgtgcccttaaactgcctCCGCCGATTAGGGGGATCGTGACGGGGTCTGCTTCCGTGTAGGGTGGGGGTTTTCAGGAGGTTGACTGTTGGTAGTaatagtttaaagattgctttgtatgagatgcatgatgtgcttaTTTATTAGCTAGATCTGCAACTAGAGGATGATAGACTCTTGTTACCCTTGGTTATGCTGTCTCATATGTATGTGGATTTGATCAACCTATGCTCCATCATTCATATCTATTAGGTTTACCTTGTTATGCAATCGATGCTTCATGTTATGATAAATCCGTTAGACTAGATAGAAAATCCTAGTCAGTTCGCTGcggatccacggattgataaaccttgacgaatattttaagaaaaaaactACGATGATCCGTGCTCTTGCGGTTCATAAACTGGCGCGCTAACTACCATCAACGTACATCTTCATGGATAAATGTAAGACCTAGGCTAATTGTATAACATAAGAAAATGGTATTTGTGGTGTATCTGTCAAGCAGaagaaaataaatgaataaaGTTGTCTTGCTATACTTGATGTCCATCTTTGCCTAGTTTATGCATGAAAAAGAGTATAGAGGAGTTTGCGTTGTTTCAAACAAACAGATTATCACATGATATTTCGCCCAGGTAAGATATTGAGGATGGTATGTCTGCGCACGCTTTTCGTAAGTACTTCCTTTGGAAGCTATCACATGACTTTATCAGTTGTTGGTGCATTACGTACTGTTTTGTATTATTGGATGGTAAAAATAATCTCTAAGAAAGACATGATATGATGTAGTGAGAAATTAGCTAGATTAATTATGCACTGATACACACAGTATTTTGACATGTCCAATGTGTGCTTTTAAGGTCAAACAACAAACGTGCAAATAATGTTTTCAAATGTATAATCGAAGCTAGTCGTAAGCTAATCAGCCTGATTAGTCGAGGCTAGTTGGTCCTAGTTGTTAGTCTAGTCGTCCTATATACTGGACCGATATATTATATAGTATATAATATAAAGCTATGATTAAGATAATTTTGATGGTTAGGTGGTAACTTAGTCGTGAGTTTTGATTTGTGAAATGTCCACCTTAAAAATAGTTCCTAGTCCCACACTCTTGGACCTTGCAATCTTACCGTGGAGGTGTATATTTTGAACCTAATGTGCCCAAATGACATTCCAAAACAATCTAAGCCCATGTGTTTTTCAGTCCTGCAAATTTCTCCCCCTCATACTAGTTGTCCTCGACCTAATCGGACGACTAATCACGGTTAGTCGACGATTAGTCAGACGACCAGCTTTCTAGTCGGGCAAGTCGGATCGGTGGTCCATCGCTATGAGCTGAGCGATAAGGGTGACTAATCATGATTAGTCGGACGACTTAAAATATTGCGTACAAAGGACGCCTTCTAGTTATCCAtgaattgtttttttctttgagcAAGCTCGGGCAGGTGTTCTGCCATTTCATTATAGTAGAAAGCAAAGCGTGTTTACATTTACAGGGGTGAATACCAGCGGTCAAATGTGAAAGGAAGTAAAAGAAGTAACGGCAACAGATGGGTTACAATAACTAAGAGGCAACAGCACTGTCGGATAGACAGCAGCAGGTTACGTTGGGTTGTTTCTTGCCAATGTGTATGCAGCAACGTCATGTTGGATGTGCTCACAAGTTATCCATGAATTGTGAAACCATCCTACATATCCTTCGAGAGGTATGATACAATGCTCTAAGTTCTTCGTTGAAAAAGGTCTTACTAATAATGATATACTGTTGGTATGTTTTCATACGGTTTATCAGGAAGGCAACCACTCTCACTACCTTCACATGGAGCCAAATTGTCTAGCTTCACCCCCTGAGTGTACGGGCAACGTGTGGCTTTGAACTAAATAGTTGGATGGTTAAGACATCACAACTTAAagtctactactactactattaAGCATGATAAACAACACACGTTTGTGAGCCGAGGAGAACTTGCATGACCCAACTATATAGCACTCCTTTCTGTTGTAGGCCAGCAGCTCCGCAACCACGCCATAGGCTAAGCAGCTGGTTTAGGTCCTTTGCTTGCTTGTCTTGCCGTTCTCTCTTCAAAACTTCTGGTCATTTCATTCATTCACCAAAAGCTGCCATGGATCGGTACCGCGGCGGAAACCTTGCCGCCTTCCTCctcaccgtcgtcgtcctcgtcgccgccacctccgccttcTACTCGGCAGCCGCTgagggcgccgccgtcgccgcgccgggGTGCGAGGCGAGCCTGGGCTGGGACCTGGACCGCTCCTGCGCCGTCTCCGGCGCCCTCTCGTCGGAGTGCTGCGACGTGGTGCTGACGCTGGTGGAGCGCGGCGGGATCCCGTGCCTGTGCCGGGTAACCCTCACCTATCCCTTCGTCTACTCGGGGTACACCGGCGACGACGTGCTCATCTGGTACTCCCAGGGCTGCGGCGGCCCGGCCAAGGTCCCCGACTCGTGCTTAGaggccgctgctgctggtgcgcTCCCGATCTCTCTCGATCTGGCCTGCACTGCATGTAATCCCATTTGTCTCGCCTGCATAATCCTAGCTCGCTGATGATTTGTGCTGTCTTTTGGTGTTTTTGATTGCAGGTAGTGCTCCGGAGCCTGCTGCATTTTCGACCGAGCCCCTGTTCTAGGCTCCTCGCAGCCGTCATGGAGCATCTCCAAGTGATGGATAGATGTATTAGCTAGTTTACTTTCTTA is a genomic window containing:
- the LOC117841065 gene encoding uncharacterized protein yields the protein MTQLYSTPFCCRPAAPQPRHRLSSWFRSFACLSCRSLFKTSGHFIHSPKAAMDRYRGGNLAAFLLTVVVLVAATSAFYSAAAEGAAVAAPGCEASLGWDLDRSCAVSGALSSECCDVVLTLVERGGIPCLCRVTLTYPFVYSGYTGDDVLIWYSQGCGGPAKVPDSCLEAAAAGSAPEPAAFSTEPLF